One Phalacrocorax aristotelis chromosome 10, bGulAri2.1, whole genome shotgun sequence genomic region harbors:
- the LOC142062868 gene encoding glucagon receptor-like: MYPGTGSTGCRPARTAMRDVLGSGYQRSLIHLAWMCLFAIIPHCGAKVLEKTFEEWMRYRDECLRKMASEPYPAGLFCNRTFDMYACWPDGSPGTAVNVSCPFYLPWFEKVKHGLVSRRCGTDGQWVTVNGSQPWRDYSQCEEEMESAIEEEGARQLMVSFKVLYTVGYSLSLLTLVSALLVLTVFRKLRCTRNYIHANLFASFGLRATSVMVKDALLEKRWGMEVVQVADWEALLSHEAALGCRAAQVLMQYCILANHYWFLVEAVYLYKLLIGAVFSEKNYYRLYLYLGWGTPVVFVVPWIAAKYLKENVECWGLNENMAYWWIIRIPILLASLINLLIFMRILKVILAKLRANQKGYADYKLRLAKATLTLIPLFGIHEVVFIFATDEQTTGILRYVKVFFTLFLNSFQGFLVAVLYCFANKEVKSEMKKKWQLWKLDHPALCCAQ; encoded by the exons aTGTACCctggcactgggagcactggctGCAGGCCGGCAAGGACAGCTATGAGGGACGTGCTCGGGTCTGGGTACCAGCGGAGCCTCATCCATCTTGCCTGGATGTGCCTGTTTGCCATCATCCCG CATTGTGGGGCCAAGGTGCTGGAGAAGACCTTTGAGGAGTGGATGCGGTACCGTGATGAGTGCTTGAGGAAGATGGCAAGTGAGCCCTACCCGGCAG GGCTTTTCTGCAACCGGACATTCGACATGTATGCCTGCTGGCCCGATGGGAGCCCCGGCACTGCCGTCAATGTCTCCTGCCCTTTCTACCTGCCCTGGTTTGAGAAAG TGAAACATGGGCTGGTGAGCCGCAGGTGTGGCACTGACGGGCAGTGGGTGACGGTGAACGGCAGCCAGCCCTGGCGGGACTACTCGCAGTGCGAGGAGGAGATGGAGTCTGCCATCGAGGAG GAGGGTGCCCGCCAGCTGATGGTGAGCTTCAAAGTGCTCTACACTGTGGGGTACTCGCTGTCGCTCCTGACCCTTGTCTCTGCCCTGCTTGTCCTCACTGTCTTCAG GAAGCTCCGCTGCACCAGGAACTACATCCATGCCAACCTCTTTGCCTCCTTTGGGCTGCGGGCGACCTCAGTGATGGTGAAGGATGCGCTGCTGGAAAAGCGCTGGGGCATGGAGGTGGTGCAGGTGGCCGACTGGGAGGCTCTGCTGAGCCACGAG GCGGCGCTGGGCTGCCGGGCTGCACAAGTGCTGATGCAGTACTGCATCCTGGCCAACCACTACTGGTTCCTGGTGGAAGCTGTCTACCTCTACAAGCTGCTGATCGGGGCCGTCTTCTCCGAGAAGAATTACTACAGGCTCTACCTCTACCTGGGCTGGG GGACCCCCGTGGTGTTCGTCGTGCCCTGGATAGCCGCCAAGTACCTGAAGGAGAATGTGGA GTGCTGGGGACTGAATGAGAACATGGCTTACTGGTGGATCATCCGCATCCCCATCCTGCTCGCCTCCCTG ATAAACCTGCTGATCTTCATGAGGATCCTCAAGGTGATCCTGGCCAAGCTCCGTGCCAACCAGAAGGGCTACGCAGACTACAAGCTGCG GCTGGCCAAAGCCACGCTTACCCTCATCCCCCTCTTTGGGATCCACGAGGTTGTCTTCATCTTTGCCACGGATGAGCAAACCACAGGCATCCTGCGCTACGTCAAGGTGTTCTTCACCCTCTTCCTCAACTCCTTCCAG GGCTTCCTGGTGGCTGTGCTGTACTGCTTCGCCAATAAGGAG GTGAAGTCAGAGATGAAGAAGAAGTGGCAGCTCTGGAAGCTCGACCATCCGGCGCTCTGCTGTGCCCAGTGA